Proteins from a genomic interval of Subtercola boreus:
- a CDS encoding cytochrome c oxidase assembly protein, with the protein MTRAPAPHRPHFPEPIAGRRRRLLAPIVLVGAALIVVTLLSAWVFGNRPALLVDTGAAVTYGLPLVKVLANLAAAATIGGLLLAGSFLSEGDPARGRAMDLSAVSAAVWSVLTGVYAVLTFITIAGPVRAGIFGPALGQYLTQVSLGQSNTVTILLTAVISVGAFASRKPVPILILTVVAFAALIPLALQGHAAGAGGHRTAAAALWLHVGFAGAWIGTLLILVITHLRAGPDVIRPLLRRFSFLALICFIGVTLSGAISASLRLNSVSELVSTDYGVILGLKMVVLVLLGAAGYGHRRWLISRLPAQAGRWNAVWVRLVIAEGLLMGVASGAAAVLARTPPPAGEVTIAVTTAEKLTGQALPLPFSPARLLDSFAVDPIWLTAGIFVIGLYAAGVHRLRRAGTAWPARRSIGWVAGWAVIIYLTNAAPAAYENYLFTAYAAGHLALGALTTFLIIAGRPLLLISRTADVRNDGTGGVRGWLNAAATARIVDRLLHPVVAAALFVLCLLTAFTPLLVNWSLTDPVGHQWNTTQLFLAGCLLVCALNRTRTHPITRGTAATAMAVLGAGVAVLVLLVGAAPVFLPEWYGVIGDGWQPAPMIDHTVATVTFLTIGTLFLITTGTRLIRRPSQPGVKL; encoded by the coding sequence GTGACCCGCGCACCCGCACCCCACCGCCCCCATTTCCCGGAACCTATTGCCGGACGCCGCCGCCGACTACTCGCCCCGATCGTCCTGGTCGGTGCAGCACTGATCGTCGTCACGCTGTTGTCGGCGTGGGTGTTCGGCAACCGTCCGGCGCTGCTGGTCGATACCGGGGCAGCTGTGACCTACGGGCTGCCGCTGGTGAAAGTCCTCGCCAATCTCGCAGCCGCCGCCACCATCGGCGGCCTCCTGCTGGCAGGATCTTTCCTGTCGGAAGGGGATCCGGCCCGAGGCCGGGCCATGGATCTCTCCGCCGTCAGCGCCGCCGTCTGGTCGGTCCTCACGGGCGTCTACGCCGTGCTGACGTTCATCACCATCGCAGGTCCCGTCCGGGCCGGTATCTTCGGTCCCGCCCTCGGCCAATACCTCACACAGGTGAGCCTTGGACAAAGCAACACCGTCACCATCCTGCTGACCGCTGTCATCTCCGTGGGCGCGTTCGCTTCCCGGAAACCTGTCCCCATCCTCATCCTGACAGTGGTGGCGTTCGCGGCTCTGATCCCGCTGGCACTGCAAGGCCACGCAGCCGGCGCTGGAGGGCATCGAACCGCGGCCGCCGCACTCTGGTTGCACGTCGGTTTCGCAGGCGCCTGGATCGGGACACTGCTCATCCTGGTGATCACCCACCTCCGCGCCGGACCGGATGTTATCCGGCCCCTGTTGCGACGGTTCTCCTTCCTCGCGCTGATCTGTTTCATTGGGGTTACCCTGAGCGGCGCGATCAGCGCGTCGCTCAGGCTGAACTCCGTCTCTGAGCTGGTATCAACCGACTACGGGGTGATCCTCGGGCTGAAGATGGTGGTGTTGGTACTTCTGGGTGCGGCCGGCTACGGTCACCGCCGTTGGCTGATCAGCCGGCTCCCGGCACAGGCGGGGCGGTGGAATGCTGTGTGGGTGCGGCTGGTGATCGCCGAAGGGTTACTGATGGGAGTCGCCTCCGGCGCGGCCGCCGTTCTCGCCCGCACTCCCCCGCCAGCCGGGGAGGTAACAATCGCCGTCACGACGGCCGAGAAACTCACCGGCCAGGCGTTGCCGTTACCGTTCTCGCCGGCCCGGCTGCTTGACTCGTTCGCTGTGGACCCCATCTGGCTGACCGCCGGGATCTTCGTGATCGGGTTATACGCGGCCGGTGTTCACCGTCTCCGCCGGGCAGGCACCGCATGGCCCGCCCGGCGAAGTATCGGGTGGGTCGCCGGGTGGGCTGTCATCATCTATCTCACCAACGCCGCACCGGCAGCGTACGAAAACTATCTGTTCACCGCGTACGCTGCGGGTCACCTTGCCCTCGGCGCCCTGACCACATTTCTGATCATTGCCGGTAGACCTCTGCTCCTGATCAGCCGGACAGCCGATGTCAGAAACGACGGAACCGGCGGGGTCAGAGGGTGGTTGAACGCAGCGGCCACCGCGCGGATCGTTGATCGTCTCCTTCATCCCGTCGTCGCCGCAGCACTCTTCGTGCTGTGTCTGCTGACCGCTTTCACACCGCTTTTGGTCAATTGGTCTCTCACCGACCCGGTCGGTCACCAGTGGAACACCACCCAGCTCTTCCTCGCCGGCTGCCTGCTGGTCTGCGCGCTGAACCGGACCCGGACGCATCCCATCACCCGGGGAACGGCCGCGACAGCGATGGCGGTGCTCGGTGCGGGTGTCGCGGTCCTTGTGCTGCTGGTCGGAGCCGCCCCCGTGTTCCTTCCCGAATGGTACGGCGTGATCGGTGACGGCTGGCAACCGGCGCCGATGATCGACCACACGGTAGCTACTGTGACGTTCTTGACCATCGGGACACTATTTCTCATCACCACCGGCACCCGCCTTATCCGCCGTCCCTCTCAGCCAGGAGTAAAACTATGA
- a CDS encoding cytochrome c biogenesis CcdA family protein, translating to MSDIVGTVLYGQLLFAIPLALLAGFISFASPCVLPLVPGYFAYLGGSVDEGTGKARRRLLLGTALFVLGFAVIFIAYGALFGTLGGWLIRWQDLIVRVLGVVVIITGASFLGYIPVLQRTLKLNLKTTGSLAGAPLLGVVFGLGWTPCLGPTLTAISALSLNSGSAWRGALLGLIYCVGLGLPFLLLAFGVGWASSALGFLRKHSRLINRVGGLGLIGIGILMLTGVWSAWLYQLQALMGSVILPL from the coding sequence ATGAGCGACATCGTCGGCACCGTGCTCTACGGGCAGCTGCTCTTCGCGATCCCGCTGGCTTTACTGGCCGGATTCATCTCGTTCGCCTCCCCGTGCGTACTCCCCTTGGTCCCCGGCTACTTTGCCTACCTCGGCGGGAGCGTTGATGAGGGTACCGGGAAGGCGCGGCGGCGGCTGCTGCTCGGCACGGCGCTGTTCGTCCTCGGATTCGCGGTGATCTTCATCGCCTATGGGGCGCTGTTCGGAACCCTCGGCGGGTGGCTGATCCGGTGGCAGGACCTGATCGTCCGCGTCCTCGGAGTCGTCGTCATCATCACCGGTGCGTCCTTCCTGGGTTACATCCCCGTTCTGCAACGAACTCTGAAACTGAATCTGAAGACCACCGGGAGTCTTGCCGGCGCACCACTGTTGGGTGTGGTCTTTGGTCTGGGCTGGACGCCCTGCCTCGGACCCACTCTGACCGCTATCTCCGCCCTCAGCCTGAATAGCGGCTCCGCGTGGCGGGGCGCGCTCCTCGGACTGATCTACTGCGTCGGACTCGGGTTGCCGTTCCTGCTCCTCGCCTTCGGTGTCGGATGGGCAAGCAGCGCGCTGGGATTCCTCCGGAAACATTCCCGCCTCATCAACCGGGTCGGCGGGCTGGGTCTGATCGGTATTGGAATTCTGATGCTCACCGGTGTCTGGTCCGCATGGCTCTACCAGTTGCAGGCCCTGATGGGGTCGGTGATCCTCCCCCTGTGA
- a CDS encoding TlpA family protein disulfide reductase encodes MTNHTMMRRRTGAVGVLVAAVILTGCANTDLADQYREGTGKNYVSGNGTVTEIPASERGDAPTFSGTLDTGQSASSENYKDQVTVVNFWYAGCAPCRAEAPDLQALYTQFLPDGVAFLGVNVRDQLPTAQAFSKTYGVTYPSFIDTGGSVLLAFSGVVAPNAVPTTLVLDRDGKVAARVLGQILARSTLEALIQKVLNEPGTAGNTT; translated from the coding sequence ATGACAAACCACACGATGATGCGGCGCCGGACAGGCGCCGTTGGGGTGCTGGTTGCCGCCGTGATACTCACCGGATGCGCGAACACCGATCTGGCCGATCAGTACCGTGAAGGCACGGGGAAGAACTACGTCTCAGGCAACGGCACCGTCACCGAGATCCCGGCCAGTGAGCGAGGCGACGCTCCCACGTTCTCAGGCACCCTCGACACCGGACAGAGTGCGTCCTCCGAGAACTACAAAGACCAGGTTACCGTGGTGAACTTCTGGTACGCCGGCTGCGCGCCCTGCCGCGCCGAAGCCCCCGACCTGCAAGCGCTCTACACCCAGTTCCTCCCCGACGGCGTCGCATTTCTCGGTGTCAACGTCCGGGACCAGCTGCCCACCGCGCAGGCATTCTCGAAAACGTACGGTGTCACATACCCGTCCTTCATCGACACCGGAGGGTCGGTACTTCTCGCGTTCAGCGGAGTGGTCGCCCCGAACGCGGTCCCGACCACCCTTGTTCTGGATCGTGACGGGAAGGTCGCCGCCCGGGTCCTCGGCCAAATCCTCGCCCGATCAACGTTGGAGGCGCTCATCCAGAAGGTATTGAACGAACCCGGAACCGCAGGAAACACCACATGA
- a CDS encoding DsbA family protein, protein MKTSTKWNISIAVTLFVCLAAIVTVFLLRPSATERADAEGLTAAADNSHRLSVAADGQPVFVEFLDFECEVCGAAYPAIEQLRQEYAGRVSFVARYFPIPSHKNSMNAAIAVEAAAQQGQFEAMYKKMFDTQTQWSEQQDSKASVFRGYAEELGLDMVAFDGAVADPATKSRVQSDFSQGTALGVQGTPTFFLDDKKLDIGSVNELRTLFDAALTP, encoded by the coding sequence ATGAAAACCAGCACAAAGTGGAATATCAGTATCGCAGTGACCCTGTTTGTCTGCCTCGCGGCGATCGTGACAGTGTTCTTGCTGCGTCCCTCCGCCACCGAACGAGCTGACGCTGAAGGCTTGACCGCCGCCGCGGATAACAGCCACCGGCTCTCCGTGGCGGCGGACGGCCAACCGGTCTTCGTCGAATTCCTGGATTTTGAGTGCGAGGTCTGCGGCGCCGCGTATCCAGCCATTGAACAGCTTCGCCAGGAGTACGCCGGGCGGGTCAGTTTCGTGGCCCGGTACTTCCCCATTCCGTCTCACAAGAACTCGATGAACGCCGCGATCGCCGTTGAGGCAGCCGCGCAGCAGGGCCAGTTCGAGGCCATGTACAAGAAGATGTTCGACACCCAAACGCAGTGGAGCGAACAGCAGGACTCCAAAGCGTCCGTGTTCCGCGGTTACGCAGAGGAACTGGGCCTAGATATGGTCGCGTTCGATGGTGCCGTCGCGGATCCTGCGACCAAGTCCCGGGTGCAGTCGGACTTCAGCCAAGGCACCGCATTGGGTGTGCAGGGCACACCCACCTTCTTCCTCGACGACAAAAAACTCGACATCGGCTCCGTCAACGAGCTCCGCACCCTGTTTGATGCGGCCCTCACCCCATGA
- the lspA gene encoding signal peptidase II produces the protein MGRRILRSRRFQILSGSVLLAGVDLIVKAVAWAALADGRGIPLGVIELWRTTNPGVAFSLGEALPSWVITAGSGVVLAALASAALVRAPRLTPVVTWAGALVLGGALGNFIDRLDGNGVVDYLHSDWFATFNLADVFITAGVVVFCLSVLLKRPQHSNATESPARM, from the coding sequence ATGGGGCGGAGAATTCTCCGTTCCAGACGTTTCCAGATCCTTAGCGGGAGCGTCCTGCTGGCCGGTGTGGACCTGATCGTCAAAGCCGTGGCCTGGGCCGCTCTTGCCGATGGCAGGGGCATTCCGCTCGGTGTCATCGAATTGTGGCGGACGACGAACCCGGGTGTCGCGTTCAGTCTCGGCGAAGCGCTGCCGTCGTGGGTCATCACGGCCGGGTCCGGGGTCGTCCTCGCAGCCCTCGCAAGCGCCGCCCTTGTCCGGGCCCCGCGACTGACCCCCGTTGTCACCTGGGCGGGAGCCCTCGTCCTTGGCGGCGCCCTCGGCAACTTCATCGACAGGCTCGACGGGAACGGCGTCGTGGACTACCTGCACAGCGACTGGTTCGCGACCTTCAACCTCGCAGATGTCTTCATCACTGCAGGCGTGGTGGTCTTCTGTCTCAGTGTGCTGCTGAAACGCCCCCAACACAGCAATGCCACCGAATCGCCCGCCCGAATGTAG
- a CDS encoding M23 family metallopeptidase, protein MVAVSFLVVSVTIPASAVGVGVGPNWQVTQTGQAFLDTQTVQVTDAAAPAVPRDEYTSAAPPPPPPPRVIFSAASAFARTADTFTNNPASPVQWPFTSGVPISDGYGPRVAPCSGCSSNHQGLDMNPGQGTPIQAMADGVVIEASSTDSSSLGVYAIIEHQIDGETVTSTYGHMLPGSLQLTVGQQVGVGDQVGNVGNTGNSTGAHLHFQLARGSKTFDPYAYLQEKVAL, encoded by the coding sequence ATGGTGGCCGTCAGCTTCCTCGTCGTTTCCGTGACGATCCCCGCCTCAGCAGTAGGGGTGGGAGTAGGACCGAACTGGCAAGTAACCCAGACCGGGCAGGCGTTCCTTGATACCCAGACCGTTCAGGTCACCGACGCGGCCGCCCCCGCGGTCCCCCGCGACGAGTACACCAGCGCAGCCCCTCCGCCCCCGCCGCCGCCCCGCGTGATTTTCAGTGCGGCCTCCGCGTTCGCCCGCACCGCCGATACCTTCACCAACAATCCGGCGTCACCGGTTCAGTGGCCGTTCACGTCCGGGGTACCGATCAGTGACGGGTACGGCCCGCGCGTCGCACCATGCTCAGGCTGCTCGAGCAACCACCAGGGTTTGGACATGAACCCCGGCCAGGGCACCCCCATCCAAGCCATGGCTGACGGGGTAGTCATCGAGGCGTCCTCCACAGACAGCTCAAGTCTGGGGGTGTACGCCATCATCGAGCATCAGATCGATGGGGAGACGGTGACCAGCACGTACGGCCACATGCTCCCTGGGTCCCTGCAACTCACCGTCGGACAGCAGGTAGGCGTGGGCGATCAGGTCGGGAACGTCGGCAATACCGGCAACAGCACCGGCGCTCACCTCCACTTCCAGCTGGCGCGGGGCAGCAAAACCTTCGACCCGTACGCCTACCTGCAAGAAAAGGTGGCCCTGTGA
- a CDS encoding ZIP family metal transporter, translating to MQAASLVAFPIGAAIVGSVVAVIRPPGPRLSSAIQHFAAGVVLSALAGEVLPDLRNEGRLAWAVTGFIAGTAVMLALGAVGRSLERRRDLSTSRSRLPTGLLIAVGIDLLLDGLLVGLGTSLGDKQGLILTIALSIEILFIGLSVTTRLTEAGFSKTRSVTISTALGLTTGVGAIGGAILLVGATPEVLALVLAFGAAALLYLVVEELLIEAHEQAETILISAMFFLGFLTIYVLAAL from the coding sequence GTGCAGGCAGCTTCCCTTGTCGCGTTCCCCATCGGCGCGGCGATCGTTGGGTCTGTGGTGGCCGTCATCCGACCGCCAGGGCCGAGACTGTCCAGTGCCATCCAGCACTTCGCTGCGGGCGTCGTTCTCTCCGCCCTCGCCGGAGAGGTTCTCCCCGACCTCCGAAACGAGGGCCGGCTCGCCTGGGCGGTAACAGGATTCATCGCCGGGACCGCTGTGATGCTGGCCCTCGGCGCTGTTGGTCGGAGCCTGGAACGGCGACGTGATCTATCTACGTCGAGATCCCGGCTCCCGACAGGGCTTCTGATCGCTGTCGGAATCGATCTGCTCCTTGACGGGTTGCTGGTGGGCCTAGGCACCTCGCTTGGAGACAAGCAAGGCCTCATCCTCACCATCGCCCTCTCGATCGAGATCCTCTTCATCGGCCTGTCGGTAACGACCAGGCTCACCGAGGCCGGGTTCAGCAAAACCCGGTCGGTGACCATCTCCACCGCTCTCGGGCTGACCACCGGGGTCGGCGCAATAGGCGGTGCGATTCTGCTGGTCGGGGCAACCCCAGAGGTGCTCGCCCTCGTTCTGGCGTTCGGGGCAGCAGCCCTGCTCTACCTGGTAGTCGAAGAACTCCTCATCGAGGCACATGAGCAGGCGGAAACGATTCTGATTTCTGCGATGTTCTTCCTCGGATTTCTGACGATCTACGTCCTTGCAGCTCTATGA
- the lnt gene encoding apolipoprotein N-acyltransferase yields MNRSADISGRGRPFPPWLAVFVAGVGGLCLALAFPAANIWVLVFVGLPLIFLSLMGQRVVTILAAGFVGGGVFWGVHIFWLTVYLGPLPWAGLSVLETVFFAAGCMLIAFIYRASEKLGGRSWLRMVFVPPIVAGLWTVREMLSSSWPYGGFSWGRLTFSQSDSPFGPLTAWVGVSGVSFCLALVGACIAEAVLHATQTPTSARGSRVSTALFAVPAGVVVLLLAVPTYQVKTDGSLRVAAVQGNADAGLFSTGRPGDILTDHVTATQPITEKTGIDLLVWPENSIDLDPLRNPSSAKVLDNITARVRAPLVGGTITKSGQETFNSLLLWEPDAGPTAQYDKIHPVPFAEYLPDRDFWFPLAPDLFSLIPRDLSIGTRPNVFSVADARAGLAICFDIVDDRAIEQMIAGGANIILAPSNNADFGRSEESVQQLAIARIRAIQTGRSLVSVSTVGTSAIISADGGVTDRLPTFTKGAMVQDVPLSSTLTPAMRWANDIEIIIITVGLGGAGAVFLTLAFLRRTSARVPSHIHDNTGKDTNR; encoded by the coding sequence ATGAACAGGTCTGCAGACATTTCGGGTCGGGGTCGACCCTTCCCGCCGTGGCTGGCCGTGTTCGTCGCTGGAGTGGGCGGGCTCTGTCTTGCGTTGGCTTTTCCGGCTGCCAACATCTGGGTTCTGGTGTTCGTCGGTCTGCCGCTGATCTTCCTCTCTCTGATGGGTCAGCGGGTCGTCACGATCCTCGCCGCCGGCTTTGTGGGTGGTGGCGTTTTCTGGGGTGTACACATTTTCTGGCTGACGGTGTATCTGGGCCCGCTGCCCTGGGCCGGGTTGAGCGTGCTGGAGACCGTCTTCTTTGCGGCCGGCTGCATGCTGATCGCGTTCATTTACCGGGCGAGCGAGAAACTCGGGGGACGCAGCTGGCTTCGGATGGTGTTCGTGCCCCCGATCGTTGCCGGGCTGTGGACGGTCCGGGAGATGCTCAGCAGCAGTTGGCCATACGGCGGGTTCTCCTGGGGCCGCCTCACGTTCTCCCAATCGGATAGCCCCTTCGGCCCGCTCACCGCGTGGGTCGGGGTCTCTGGCGTCTCATTCTGTCTCGCGCTGGTGGGCGCGTGCATCGCTGAGGCTGTCCTTCATGCGACCCAAACCCCGACCAGTGCGCGGGGTAGCCGGGTTTCGACTGCCCTGTTCGCCGTTCCGGCCGGCGTGGTCGTCCTCCTTCTCGCCGTGCCGACGTACCAGGTGAAGACTGATGGTTCACTTCGCGTCGCCGCCGTTCAGGGCAACGCCGACGCCGGACTTTTCTCAACCGGCAGGCCCGGGGATATCCTGACCGACCACGTGACTGCGACGCAGCCGATCACCGAAAAAACCGGTATCGACCTCCTCGTCTGGCCAGAGAACTCCATCGACCTCGACCCGCTCCGAAACCCCAGCTCCGCGAAAGTTCTCGATAACATCACCGCACGAGTGCGGGCGCCCCTGGTCGGTGGGACGATCACAAAAAGCGGTCAAGAAACATTCAACAGTCTGCTTCTGTGGGAACCCGACGCCGGACCCACCGCCCAGTACGACAAGATTCACCCGGTCCCGTTCGCGGAATACCTCCCCGACCGGGACTTCTGGTTCCCGCTCGCCCCGGACCTGTTCTCCCTCATCCCACGCGACTTGTCGATCGGAACCCGGCCGAACGTGTTCTCTGTTGCGGACGCACGAGCGGGGCTGGCAATCTGTTTCGACATCGTCGACGACCGTGCCATCGAACAGATGATCGCCGGCGGCGCGAACATCATCCTCGCCCCGAGCAACAATGCTGACTTCGGCCGCTCGGAAGAAAGCGTTCAACAACTCGCGATCGCACGCATCCGGGCGATCCAGACAGGCCGGAGCCTGGTGAGCGTGTCAACCGTCGGCACGTCCGCCATCATCAGCGCCGACGGAGGTGTCACCGACCGGCTGCCAACATTCACCAAAGGGGCGATGGTCCAAGACGTACCCCTCAGCTCGACTCTGACCCCCGCGATGCGCTGGGCGAACGACATAGAAATCATCATCATCACCGTCGGTCTCGGCGGCGCGGGTGCTGTGTTCCTGACGCTGGCCTTCCTGCGACGCACCTCCGCCCGGGTACCGTCTCACATCCACGACAACACCGGAAAAGACACCAACCGATGA
- a CDS encoding DUF6804 family protein, with product MKKQHNRTPMIRPGMLPAVLGAIVLLATVGLIGTDFYLYVRYAIGILALIFAVLTVQYRKWWWALPAIPVAVLWNPAWPVELPSQTWQILTFLGSAIFIAVGVLFRTKDPSSAMLPKSTH from the coding sequence ATGAAGAAACAACACAATCGAACCCCGATGATCCGCCCCGGGATGCTACCTGCGGTGCTGGGTGCCATCGTGCTGCTCGCCACAGTCGGCCTCATCGGAACAGACTTCTACCTCTACGTGCGGTACGCAATCGGGATCCTGGCACTGATCTTTGCCGTGCTCACCGTCCAGTACCGCAAATGGTGGTGGGCCCTACCCGCGATCCCCGTAGCCGTGCTCTGGAATCCAGCCTGGCCCGTCGAACTCCCCAGCCAGACGTGGCAAATTCTTACCTTCCTCGGATCAGCCATCTTCATCGCCGTCGGTGTTCTCTTCCGCACCAAGGATCCCAGCAGCGCCATGCTGCCCAAAAGCACACACTGA
- a CDS encoding M23 family metallopeptidase: MTSCTPKSGQHAHRRRTLVAASAALIMATLTGVAAAPVRAAADEYPTWSEVESARANESTKQTQINELSSLISQIDADLAQAQQFAVTLTDNWDLAQDASDLAQKKTRDLGAQAATAEQAATAARNAAGQLVSSMAKTGGSDQLSAQLLLSGSGADNFLYRLSATSRLSQNIGELYERAESAGNAARALTDQARVAETERARLADEARAAKDAAIVASRQVEYQLELQQRNSETLKAQLAVLVENRQATEADYTRGEQIREAAAAAAAAAAESDGSGVQVDQGQLSGQGWTRPVGGRISDGFGPRVAPTAGASSYHRGADLGAGCGTPVYAASAGTVNFAGWFGGLGNWVQLSHGGGVQTSYAHNSQLVVSEGQSVVAGQLISLAGTTGVSTGCHLHYEVTLDGTRTDPVAFMRARGAPLG, from the coding sequence GTGACCTCCTGCACCCCGAAGAGTGGTCAGCACGCACACCGCAGACGAACCCTCGTCGCGGCTTCCGCAGCCCTGATCATGGCAACCCTGACGGGCGTTGCAGCCGCACCCGTCAGGGCCGCAGCGGACGAATACCCGACCTGGTCAGAGGTCGAATCCGCCCGCGCGAATGAGTCCACGAAACAGACTCAGATCAACGAACTCAGCTCACTCATCAGCCAGATCGATGCGGATCTCGCCCAAGCGCAACAGTTCGCCGTGACCCTCACCGATAACTGGGACCTCGCCCAAGATGCCTCGGACCTGGCTCAAAAAAAGACCCGCGACCTCGGGGCTCAAGCTGCTACCGCCGAACAAGCCGCTACCGCCGCCCGGAACGCCGCCGGCCAGCTCGTCAGTTCGATGGCCAAAACAGGCGGCAGCGATCAACTCAGCGCCCAACTGCTTCTCTCCGGCAGCGGGGCGGACAACTTCTTGTATCGGCTGTCCGCCACCTCGCGGCTATCTCAGAACATCGGCGAACTGTACGAGCGCGCCGAGTCTGCTGGTAACGCCGCCCGGGCACTCACCGATCAGGCACGCGTCGCAGAAACAGAACGCGCACGCCTCGCAGACGAGGCACGAGCGGCGAAGGATGCCGCGATCGTCGCATCGCGACAAGTCGAGTATCAACTCGAGCTTCAACAACGGAACTCGGAGACCCTGAAGGCGCAGCTTGCCGTTCTCGTTGAGAACCGTCAGGCCACCGAAGCTGACTACACCCGCGGCGAACAAATCCGAGAAGCTGCCGCTGCCGCTGCCGCTGCCGCTGCGGAGTCAGATGGCAGCGGCGTGCAGGTCGACCAGGGACAGCTATCCGGGCAGGGGTGGACCCGCCCGGTGGGTGGCCGGATTTCGGACGGGTTCGGGCCTCGGGTCGCACCCACCGCCGGCGCAAGCTCCTATCATCGCGGCGCGGATCTAGGCGCCGGCTGCGGTACCCCCGTCTACGCCGCGTCCGCGGGAACCGTCAACTTCGCGGGCTGGTTCGGCGGCCTCGGTAACTGGGTGCAGCTCAGTCACGGCGGCGGGGTTCAGACCAGCTACGCCCACAACAGCCAACTCGTCGTAAGCGAAGGGCAGTCAGTGGTCGCGGGGCAGCTGATCTCTCTGGCCGGAACCACCGGGGTCTCTACCGGCTGCCATCTCCATTACGAGGTCACCCTCGACGGCACACGCACCGACCCTGTCGCATTTATGCGTGCTCGCGGAGCTCCGCTCGGTTAG